The sequence CCGTTAATAGAGTTAAGCGGGGTTCTGAGTTCATGCGACATGTTGGCCAAAAATTCGGATTTTACTTGCGCGGCGCGCTTTAACTTGACGGCTAAATCCTTTAACTCTTCATGGGCTTTTTCCAGTCCACTTTCTATCTCCTTACGCGCGGTGATGTCCTCGATAGCCAGGAGGATGATTCTTTCCTTGCCCGACACTCTTTGGATCTGCCGGGCATTCAGAAGCATGATGCGCCTGCCAATGGTGGCAAAATCGTGTTCAACCTCATAGTTATCAAAGGTCGTTTTTTGCGGAAGGATGGTTTCCAGCAGCTCCCGCAGCCTGGGGATATCCCACTGTTTATTGCCCAGGTCATAGATAAGCTGCCCCACGGTCTCTTCAGGCTTTACCTTGAAGACTTCATAGAAGGAACGGCTGACCGTGACCACCCGGAGATCTTGATCCAGCGCGATCAAAGGTTCCCGCACGGTGTTGATGACGCTCTCAGCGAATTCACCGGCTTCATCTGCGGATTTTTTAATAACCTCCAGTTCTTTTCGGGTCTTTTCCAGTCCGGCTTCTATCTCCCTGCGCTCGGTGATGTCCTCAATGGCCAGGAGGATGATCCGAGCCTTTCCCAACACTCTTTGGATCTGCCGGGCATTCAGAAGCATGATGCGCCTGCCAATGGTGGCAAAATCGTGTTCAACCTCATAGTTATCAAAGGTCGTTTTTTGCGGAAGGATGGTTTCCAGCAGTTCCCGCAGCCTGGGGATATCCCACTGTTTATTGCCTAGATCATAGATAAGCTGTCCCACGGTCTCTTCAGGCTTTACCTTGAAGACTTCATAGAAGGAACGGCTGACCGTAACCACCCGGAGATCTTGATCCAGCGCGATCAAAGGTTCCCGCACGGTGTTGATGACGCTCTCGGCGAATTCACCGGCTTCATCCGCGGATTTTTTATAGTTTTTTTCCCAAAACATTTTCTGTCTCCTCGCGTTCGGTGATGCTTTGAGCTACCTATTGACCGATTTCATCACTTCAGGACTGTGCTTTCTCCTTTTTTTTCAGCCATACGTCCCCTTTATTAAATTATATATTATTATTGGATATTGGGGAATATGACAGTCTACCTATTTACGAATAGGTATTATTACGCATATAGAATGGTTTGAACCGGGTTTAACTACTTGGAACGTATTTCCGCGGTAACGACGGTATCGGAATCAGGTTTACTGATAATACCAAGGATACCGCCGATCAATTTGGCTCTTTCTTGCATGCTCGCAAGACCGTAATGCCCTTTTCCATCGGTCGATTATTGCGAATGAAAATCCGACGCCCAGTAGTTATAATATCCAATTTACGCTGAAAGATAACAGTTATACCCAGGTTTATGGTCGGAAACAACCACTCAAGTCTCCCGACGACTAAATGCATATTGTCCAATGGACGCTGAAACAGAACATATCAAAATACACCACATGTTGGCGAAAACATATAAACTGCTATGAAAGGTACGCGGCAAAAAGATTGACTTCAGTTGAAAATCTCGTATAATAAAGCAGCGAATGGAGGCACAGATGAATAGATTTATGGTCACGTTCATATTGACAATCTTCCTTTTTGTAGGACAGGTTTTTGCGATAATAATACATGTTCCGGGAGATTATCCAACTATACAACAGGGAATAAACGCGGCAAATCCTGGTGACATTGTAATGGTGGCTCCGGGGATATACTACGAAGAGATATCGTTGAAAGCGGATGTAGCGGTAATAGGAACAGGAGAAAGGCTGTCAATAATCGATGGCGGAGGAAACCAAGGTGATGTGGTAACAGCGGTTGGTAACGCCATCACCAGCAATACAAAATTCCAAGGATTCACTGTCCGGGGCGCTATTTACGGCGGCATGCCCGGCGGTGGAGGAATTTTTTGTAATAGCGGTGCCTCGCCGGAAATTTGTAATAATAGAGTTGAAGGTAATAGTACCGGTATTGCTACTTGGAACGGCGCGGCGCCATTTATTCACAACAATGTAGTCGTGGATAACACCTACACTGGAATAGACATATCTTCAAAACCAGATATAATCAACAATACCGTTGCGAATAACTCAAACGGCATATATGATAGTGGCGGATACGGTCCGGTAATAATGAATAACATCGTAACCGGAAACTCCAGCAGAGGGATAGGCTGTATCAATAATAGCGTTCCCACTGATTTTTCATACAACGATGTTTGGGGTAATGGCCAGAACTATTACAATTGTTCTCCGGGTCCTGGCGATATATCCGCCGACCCTTTCTATGTGGACGAGTCAAATGGTGATTATCATCTCCAGGCAGGTTCACCCTGTATCGATGCCGGTAACCCGGCACCGGTGTATCATGATCCCGATGGCACAAGGAATGATATGGGGGCTTATGGCGGGCCGGGAGCCGCGGTCACTATTCCTCAAGTTAGTCTTACGATACCGTCTCAAAATGAACTGAATATCCAGTACACTGCCGATGTTTCCGCAGTTTTTACCGTGGATATGGATGCATCCACGCTTACTCCTCTTACCTTCAAACTTAACGGCTCCCTGGCTGGGTCATATAACGGGATTGTAACCTATGACAGTTCAGCGAAGATGGTATCTATTAATCCTACTGATGATTTTAGATGCGGCGAAATGGTATCCGCAGTGCTAACCAAGAATATCCAGTCTATTTATGGCGATTCACTTGCCGGTTATGTCTGGCAGTTTAACGCAAAAGCAGCGGGCGGCTCGGCTGTCTATGCAACGCCGATTAACTACGGCGCGGCCAGCAATCCTAATTCAGTGATCGCTGGCGATTTCAACCTTGACGGCAACCTTGACCTGGGCGCGGCTAATGAAAATTCTAATAACATCTCGATACTACCAGGCGACGGCGACGGCACTTTTGGTTCAGCCACAAACTATTCTGTTGGTACCTCTCCCCGTGCGCTGTATGCCGGCGACTTTGATAGTGATGGCGACCTTGATCTGGCAGCGGCAAATGGCGGTTCCAATAATGTCTCCATCCTCATGGGTAATGGCGATGGCACTTTTGGTATCGCAAACAACTATTCTGCGGGTGCGGTTCCAAACGCAATCTGCAGTGGTGATTTCAACTCAGACGGCGATCTTGACCTTGCCGTGGCGAACGCAAGTTCGAATAACATCTCGATACTACCAGGC is a genomic window of bacterium containing:
- a CDS encoding PAS domain-containing protein gives rise to the protein MFWEKNYKKSADEAGEFAESVINTVREPLIALDQDLRVVTVSRSFYEVFKVKPEETVGQLIYDLGNKQWDIPRLRELLETILPQKTTFDNYEVEHDFATIGRRIMLLNARQIQRVLGKARIILLAIEDITERREIEAGLEKTRKELEVIKKSADEAGEFAESVINTVREPLIALDQDLRVVTVSRSFYEVFKVKPEETVGQLIYDLGNKQWDIPRLRELLETILPQKTTFDNYEVEHDFATIGRRIMLLNARQIQRVSGKERIILLAIEDITARKEIESGLEKAHEELKDLAVKLKRAAQVKSEFLANMSHELRTPLNSING